In a genomic window of Plutella xylostella chromosome 16, ilPluXylo3.1, whole genome shotgun sequence:
- the LOC105393142 gene encoding 39S ribosomal protein L18, mitochondrial — protein sequence MNALRMISQLRPLARLSSTSSTQFVNRNPRNLERMRIARKPAGYHLDKPGRSYWHKLVLTSSQRSVKAQIVHFLNGPVIEAKSTEWAIRKQLYSTIDTSAYINLGQILAQRCLESGITEVSCDIEGANAGKVRMFLNEVKKSGIRLKEPEQYVKPNPWDRTRPEKPWEVTE from the exons ATGAATGCTCTAAGAATGATTTCCCAACTGAGGCCTCTGGCCAGGCTATCTTCCACCAGCAGCACTCAGTTTGTAAACAGAAATCCAAGAAACCTGGAGCGTATGAGGATAGCGCGGAAACCAGCTGGTTACCACTTGGACAAGCCAGGGAGAAGTTATTGGCATAA ACTAGTCCTCACATCAAGTCAACGGTCAGTTAAAGCTCAAATAGTCCACTTCCTCAATGGACCAGTAATAGAAGCTAAATCAACAGAATGGGCAATCAGAAAACAACTGTACAGTACAATAGACACTTCTGCTTACATTAATTTGGGACAAATCCTTGCACAAAGGTGTCTGGAGTCTGGCATAACGGAGGTGTCCTGTGACATAGAGGGTGCCAACGCAGGGAAGGTCCGAATGTTCCTCAACGAGGTGAAGAAGTCGGGGATCCGGTTGAAAGAACCAGAGCAGTATGTTAAACCAAATCCCTGGGATCGCACCCGCCCTGAGAAGCCATGGGAGGTtactgaataa
- the LOC105393662 gene encoding uncharacterized protein LOC105393662, with translation MPASIGVNLRVTGHCSQGGRKYMEDLFSVAYQQTEDERDLEYAFFGIYDGHGGSEAAAFAKEHLMDSIVKQRQFWSDNDEDVLKAIRNGYMLTHLNMWKELEKWPKTVTGLPSTAGTTASVAFIRRGKIYIGHVGDSAIVLGYQKDDGEEWAAKPLTLDHKPESTVEMERIQRCGGKVVSKAGVPRVVWNRPRAGHKGPIKKNTPMDEIPFLAVARSLGDLWSYNTQNDEFIVSPDPDVGVLTIDPTKFRCLIFGTDGLWNMLSPEGAVSLVQATERHNEAALVAGGAPPRDWLNPSKSLVDHALERWSNTRMRADNTSVVTLMLDPPGPPRAAVLRARAPRPAPAPAPAPAPAAAAPQGGLTIMTRYSDDKPPPDAERAPLPPCASLDTRFALDPASAPPAAPGPDDTITNYGNPSESYFMARLLNRCGVVNTLRDVLHELVPPAPAPPATELPPAAPASPPPAPDRSRESLGEEGAAAEDGGIQINEVSSSSPTECPRRARKKTDAKPESGRVLRSHDASPPPRPAPAPAARRPAPALERVVILSRARGAPAPGAPAPGPEAPRTRARAASQPAGNARRRGGAAPDCSKENVASRRRRAPPAPPRPPRARAEPEVHSTTGECAPAAAAAAPARALRSRNEAAPPCAGKRARPADPPAPHKLPRLAPPRAPAAPRAPPARAAAPWGPALALRNRLRKRLTKSPP, from the exons ATGCCTGCGTCAATCGGTGTTAATTTACGAGTGACGGGCCATTGTAGCCAAGGCGGGAGAAAGTACATGGAAGATTTGTTTTCCGTTGCTTATCAACAAACCGAGGATGAAAGGGACTTGGAATATGCTTTCTTCGGTATTTACGACGGCCACGGTGGAAGTGAAGCGGCTGCTTTTGCTAAGGAGCACCTCATGGACAGTATCGTGAAGCAGAGACAGTTTTGGTCTGATAATGACGAGGACGTCCTCAAAGCAATCAGAAATGGATACATGCTGACCCACTTGAACATGTGGAAGGAGCTGG AAAAATGGCCAAAAACAGTAACGGGCCTTCCAAGTACAGCGGGCACAACAGCCAGTGTGGCGTTCATCCGACGAGGGAAAATATATATTGGTCATGTTGGAGACTCCGCTATTGTGCTAGGCTACCAAAAAGATG ATGGAGAAGAATGGGCAGCAAAACCACTAACTCTCGACCACAAACCAGAGTCCACAGTGGAAATGGAGCGCATACAGAGATGTGGCGGGAAAGTGGTGTCTAAGGCAGGTGTGCCGCGCGTGGTATGGAACCGACCCAGGGCTGGACACAAGGGACCAATAAAGAAGAACACCCCCATGGATGAGATCCCATTCCTCGCCGTGGCTCGGTCACTCGGGGACCTGTGGAGCTATAACACACAAAATGATGAGTTCATTGTAAGCCCGGACCCCGACGTGGGGGTGCTCACTATTGACCCAACTAAATTTAG GTGTCTAATATTCGGCACGGACGGCCTGTGGAACATGCTGTCGCCGGAGGGCGCGGTGAGCCTGGTGCAGGCCACGGAGCGGCACAACGAGGCGGCGCTggtggcgggcggcgcgccccCGCGGGACTGGCTCAACCCCTCCAAGAGCCTCGTCGACCACGCGCTCGAGAG ATGGTCCAACACTCGCATGCGCGCGGACAACACGTCGGTGGTGACGCTGATGCTGGACCCGCCCgggccgccgcgcgccgccgtgctgcgggcccgcgcgccgcgccccgcccccgcccccgcgcccgcgcccgcccccgccgccgccgcgccgcaggGCGGGCTCACCATCATGACGCGCTACTCCGACGACAAGCCGCCGCCCGACGCCGAGCGCGCGCCGCTGCCGCCCTGCGCCTCGCTCGACACGCGCTTCGCCCTCGACCCCGCCTCCGCGCCCCCGGCCGCCCCCGGCCCCGACGACACCATCACCAACTACGGCAACCCCTCCGAGTCCTACTTCATGGCGCGCCTGCTGAACCGCTGCGGCGTCGTCAACACGCTGCGCGACGTGCTGCACGAGCTGgtgccgcccgcccccgcgcccccggccACGGAGCTgccccccgccgcgcccgcctcgccgccccccgcgcccgacCGCTCCCGGGAGAGCCTCGGCGAGGAGGGCGCCGCGGCCGAGGACGGCGGCATCCAGATCAACGAGGTGTCCTCCAGCTCGCCCACGGAgtgcccgcgccgcgcgcgcaAGAAGACCGACGCCAAGCCGGAGAGCGGGCGCGTGCTGCGCTCCCACGACGCgtccccgccgccgcgccccgcgcccgcccccgccgcgcgccgccccgcgcccgcgctcgAGCGCGTCGTCATCCTGTCCCGCGCGCGcggcgcccccgcgcccggaGCCCCCGCACCCGGCCCCGAGGCGCCGCGgacccgcgcgcgcgccgcctcgCAGCCGGCGGGAAacgcgcggcggcggggcggggccGCGCCAGACTGCTCCAAGGAGAACGTGGCCTCGAGGCGACgccgcgcgccccccgcgccgccgcgccccccccgcgcccgcgctgaGCCCGAGGTGCACTCCACCACGGGCGAgtgcgcccccgccgccgccgccgccgcccccgcgcgcgcgcTGCGCTCCCGCAACGAGGCGGCGCCGCCCTGTGCCGGCAAGCGCGCGCGCCCCGCCGACCCGCCCGCGCCGCACAAGCTGCCGCGCCtggcgccgccgcgcgcgcccgccgcgccccgcgcaccccccgcccgcgccgccgccccctgGGGCCCCGCGCTCGCGCTCCGCAACCGGCTGCGCAAGCGCCTCACCAAGTCGCCCCCCTAG